The Bradyrhizobium betae genomic interval TCGGCTACCTGCTGCCGCTGTTCTCCAGGGACGCGGGCATCGAGGTCAAGGTCGTCGCCGTCGGTACCGGGCAGGCGCTCGACATCGGGCGGCGCGGCGATGCCGACGTGGTGTTCGTCCATGACAGGCCGGCGGAAGACAAGTTCATGTCGGAGGGGCAGGGCGTGAAGCGCTTCGACGTCATGTACAACGACTTCGTCATCGTCGGACCGAAGAGTGATCCCGCGAAGATCGCGGGCCACAAGGACGTCGCGGAGGCGCTGCGCAGGATCGCGGAAGCAAGGGCGCCGTTCATCTCGCGCGGCGACAAGTCCGGCACACATGCGGCGGAGCTGCGATTGTGGAAGGAGGCGGGTGTCGATATCGCAGCCGGCAAAGACAGCTGGTATCGCGAGATCGGGCAAGGCATGGGCCCCGCGCTGAACATGGCTTCGTCGTCGAACGCCTATCTCCTGTCGGATCGCGGCACCTGGCTGTCGTTCAAAAATCGCGGCGAGCTCGCCATCCTGACCGAGGGCGACAAGCGGCTGTTCAACCAGTACGGCGTCATGCTGGTGAATCCCGCCACGCATTCAAACGTGAAGGCGAAGGAGGGGCAGGCCTTCATCGACTGGCTGGTCTCGCCGAAGGGGCAGGACGCGATCGCCGGCTACAAGGTCGGCGGCGAGCAGCTATTTTTCCCCAACGCGTCCCACTAGCAGGAAGGCCACCGTCGACACGGCGACGCTGAGCGCCAGCAGGATCAGCCCGAGCCCGAGCGCCAGCGGCAGGTCGCCCTTGCTGGTTTCCAGCGCGATCGCAGTCGTCATCGTGCGCGTGAAGCCGCGGATGTTGCCGCCGACGATCATGATGGCGCCGACTTCGGCAATTGCGCGCCCGAACGCCGCGAGAAAGGCCGTCAGCAGCGAGGTCCGGCCGAGGGCGAACAGCAGCGCCATGCTGCGCAAGGCGGAGAGCCCGTCGATCCGTGCGAGGTCGCCATACTCCGCCCATAGCAGACTCGCCGGCCGGTGCACCAGCGCCACCACGATCGGCGTCGCCAGCAGCGACTGCGCGATCATCATGGCCGCCGGTGTGAACAACAGGCCGGCCGCCCCGAGCGGGCCGGACCGCGACAGCACGAGATAGAGCGCAAGCCCGACCACGACAGGGGGAAGGCCGAGCAGGGCGTTGGTCAGAACGATGATGACTTGCCGTCCGCGGAATCGGGTGATCGCAAGCAAGACCCCGATCGGCGCGCCGATCAGGAGCGCGACGATGCTGGCCGTCAGGCTGACGCGCACCGACAATGCGACGATGCCCAGCAGCTCGGAATCGGCTTCCCCGATCAGCACGAAGGCTGCGGCAATGGATCGCGCGAAGTCGTTCATCCGGGCCGGCGCTTGGGCGTCGGACGGAAGGCCTCCAGAAGGTCGTTGTCGAGGCTGCGAAGTCGCTTCACGGATCTTCCCTTGCGAGTCTTGCCGACGATCACAGAATACCCGGCAGGAGCGGTTTGGGAACTCGATTCGTCGGGAAGACGACAAGAAGATGGGCGACGACAGGGACGAGCTGACGTTCTAGGATGCGCCCATGAACATGGTGGCCACCATGCCGACGATGCACAAGGCCATCGCGATCGTCGAGGCCCAGCCGAGCCAGTACAGCGGGCCGGTGACCACGAGATCGCCCATCACCTTCGGCCGCCGAACCAGCAACATCAGGATCACCATGACCGGTGCCGCCAGCACGCCGTTGACGACCGCGCTCCAGTACAGCGCCTTGATGGGGTCGATCGGCGTGAAATTCAAACCGATGCCGCAAAGCCCGGAAAGGCCGAGCACCGTGTAAAAGGCGATGGCTTCCCTGGGTTTGCGCGAGAGCCCGACCTTCCAGCGGCGGCCTTCGCCGATGGCGTAGGCGGTCGAGCCGGCGAGCACTGGAATTGCGAGCAGGCCGGTGCCGATGATGCCGAGCGCGAAGATGAGCTCTGCGAAGGGCCCGGCGATCGGCTTCAGCGCTTCCGCGGCCTGGGCTGAGCTCTGGATGTCGGTCTTGCCTTGCGCATGCAGGGTCGCGGCCGTGGTGATGATGATCGAGAGCGCGATGAGATTCGAGAATCCCATCCCGATCAGCGTGTCGAGCCGGATGCGGCGGAATTCCGCGTCCGCTGTCGAGGTGTCTTTCTTCAGCGGTGTCTTGTTGTCGTCGATCCGCTGCTCCTCGGCCTCTTGAGAAGACTGCCAGATAAAGAGGTATGGCGAGATCGTCGTGCCGAGGATGGCGACCAGCGTGGTGAGGAATTCGACGTTCCAGCTCACCTGCGGAATGAGTACGCCCTTCAATGCCTCGGTCCAGGGGACCTTCACGACGGCCAGCGCAATGACATAGGCGAACAGGCTGAGCGTCAGCCATTTCAGCACCGCGACATAGCGATCGTAGTCGAAGAAGATCTGGGCCAGCACCGAGACGACGCCGAAGATTACGACATAGACGATGCCCGGACCGCCGATCAGCACCTTGAGGGCGTCCGCCATCGCGCCGAGATCGGCCGCGATGTTGATCGTATTGGCGGTAAACAGCAGAACCACGAGGCCCCACACATAGGCCGGGCCGAAATTGCGGCAGACATTGCCGGCGATGCCATGACCCGTCACCCGCCCGATCCGCGCCGAGATTTCCTGGATCGCCGTCATCAGCGGATAGCTCAGCAGCATCGTCCAGCCGATGCCGAAGCCAAGCTGTGCACCGGCCTGGCTATAGGTGCCGATCCCCGAGGGATCGTCGTCCGACGCGCCGGTGATCAACCCCGGCCCGAGCGTGGACAGGAAATTCCGCAGGCGGAAGGTGGCGCGCTTCTGCACCTTTGGTTCGAGCGTCGCCGTGTCCATCGCGGTTCCTCAGATGCAGCCTTGCCCTATAACCGGGCAAGGGCATCAGGAGTTCCAGGTACGGAACGCTTTGATGGGCGGAATGCTTACCCGCTGCGATCGATCGCGAAATCGTCAAGCAGGGGAGAGTTGCCTCCAGAGCAGAAGGTCGCGAGCAATTCGGCCGCAAGATAGCTGAACGTGATGCCGTTGCCGCCGTAGCCGTAGGCCGCGAAGATGTTCTTCTGTCCGGGGACCGGGCCGATCAAGGGCAAGCCGTCCTGCGTCGTGTCGAACGCCCCCGACCAGCAATAGTCAATCTTGCCGGAGGATCGCGGCCACATCGCCCCAAGCTGTTGCCTCAGGCGTTTTCGCTTGGCGGAGGTGAGGGCCTCGCGCGCCTGCGGTTCGATCGCGGAATCATCATCCTCGCCGCCGAAGATGATCCGGCCGTCGGTTGTGCTGCGGGCATAATGGTAGTCTTTGCTTGCTTCCCAGATCAGCACGTCTTCCGGCCACAGGTTCTGGGGCTGAGGCTCTGTGGCGATCGCCCAGCTCGAAGTGGGACGCTGGATGGTCGGACGCACGATGCCGGGCATGACGTAGCCCGTACACAGCACCACGCGGTTTGCCTCGATCTCGTAGCCGCCATTGAGCCCGACGATGACCTTGGCACCGGCGCTTTCGAAAGCCGTCGCGTCGGCTTGCCGGATCGCGGCCCCGCGCCCGATGGATATCTTCAGAAGCTCATGAGTGAGCTCGACCGGATCGGCATCGGCAGAATGCGGCGACAGGATCGCACCGGCGCGCGCAATCTCGAACCGCCGGAACAGTGACGCATGGTCGAGAAACACGCCGGGCAGGTCGGCCCGCGCGCGCAGCTCGGACTCTTCTCTCAGGGATCTGCCGCTGTCGTCGACTGCAAGGTAGAGCGAGAGCCGATCCCTGATGTGGCATGGGATCCGATAGCGGCGCGTCAACGAGATCAAGCCCTGGACGGCCCGGATGCTTGCCGTGTAGCAGCGCGCCGCACGTTCGAATCCGTAAGCCTGCGTGAGTTCGGATAACGGACGATCGATTTCCCAGAGCAGCATCGCGGTGCTGGCGCCGGTGCTGCCATGTCCCGGCGTTTCCCGATCGATGATGACGACTTCGTGCCCGCGGCGCGTGAAGCTTTCGGCGACCATGGCGCCAGTGATGCCCGCGCCGACGACCAGGACATCACATGCAAAGCTTCCCGCCACAGGACGAATTTCGGGGCCGCCGCTCGTAAGCCATGGCGTTGTCGAACTCCTGAGGTCGCCATGGTCGATGTCTTGATCGTCGGAAAAGATCGCAAAACCTCCGTGAAATTGGTGTCAGGGCCGCTTGGCCTCAGTCACCAGCTTCAACGTTCTTGAAATGCGCAAAGTTCCAGCGGCGGCGCGGCTTCTGAAGTCTCCGGATCAGATCAATCCGCGCAACACCTCGATCAGCCGCGCACACTCCTCCTCCGTTCCGACCGTGACGCGCAGGAAATCGTCGATGCGCGGCTTTCGGAAATGCCGGACGAGAACGCCGCGCTCGCGCAGCGCAGCGGCGAGATCGGCTCCGCTCCGGCTCCGATGGCGCGCGAAGACGAAGTTCGTGAGCGACGGCAGCACCTCGAAGCCGAGCTGTTCGAGATCGCGAGCCAGGATTTCGCGGCTTGCAATGATGCGTGTGCAGGTCTTCCGGAACCACGCGTCGTCCTCGATGGCAGCGACCGCGCCGGCGATGGCGAGGCAATCGACGGGATAGGAGTTGAAGCTGTCCTTCACCCGCTCCAGCGCCTCGATCAGCGACCGCTGGCCGATCGCAAAGCCGACCCGCAGGCCGGCGAGCGAGCGCGATTTCGAGAAGGTCTGGATGACGAGCAGATTGTCGTGATGCGCAACGAGCGGCACGGCGCTCTCGGCGCCGAAATCAACATAGGCTTCGTCCACCACCACCAGCCGGTCCGGGTTTTCGGCAAGCAATCCCGCGATTGCCTCGCGCGGAAGGGCGACCCCGGTGGGCGCGTTCGGATTGCAGAGAAGGATGGCGCTCGAGGGACGCCGGTAGTCGCCGTGCGCGATCCTCATCGCGGCATCGAGCGGCACCTCCTCGTGAACGATGCCATAGAGCCGGCAATAGACGGGATAGAAGCTGTAGGTGATGTCGGGAAACAGAAGCGGTCTGTCGTGCTTCAGCAGGGCCTGGAAGGTGTGCGCCAGAACCTCGTCCGAGCCGTTGCCGACGAACACCTGCTCGGGCGCGACTCCGCTGTGGGCCGCGATCGCCTCGCGCAGGCGTGTGGCGTGCGGATCGGGATAGAGGCGCAGTCGCTCCGCAGCCGAGGCGATCGCCGCCAGCACGCGGGGTGAGGGCGGATAGGGATTCTCGTTGGTATTGAGCTTGACGATGCCGTCCTGCTTCGGCTGCTCGCCGGGGACGTAGGGCGAAAGCGTGTGGACGACCGGACTCCAGAAGCGGCTCATGATCTCCAATCCAGGTTGATGGCGGCACAGTAGGGCACGCCGGGCATCGGCGGAAGTGCGCTCGCCGCATCGGCAGTCGCAGCAGGTCTGCACGAGCGTCGCAGCGGGGGACGTTCCCGCACGCGCGACCTTCGTGCTAAGGTCATCGCGCGAACGCCCAGAACTGAGAACAACAACGAAGGCCGGCGCGCCTCAGGCTGCGCAGAAGAGCCGCAAGAAGAGGACCACATGCCCGGTGCAGCCCTTCTCACCGCTCCCTCGATTCCGACCGCGCCCGTGACGCCAGCCATCGTCGACCGCCTGCGGGCCATCGTGGGCGACAAGGGCATGATCCTGGACGAGCAGGACAAGCAGCCTTTCGTGACCGATTGGCGCGGCGAGCTGGCGGGGCAGGCTGCGGCAGTGGTGCGTCCGGCCAGCACCGCGGAGGTCTCCGCCGTCGTCAAGCTTTGCCACGACAACGGCATTGCCATCGTGCCGCAGGGTGGCAACACCGGCCTGATGGGCGGCGCCACGCCGTGGCCGGCGCACCGCGGCATCGTGCTGTCGCTCGGTCGCATGAACCGGGTGCTGAGTGTCGATCCCGTCGGCTATGCCATGACGGTGGAGGCAGGCTGCATCCTCCAGACGCTTCAGGAGACCGCGGCGCGCCATGATCGCTTTCTTCCGCTCAGCCTGGGTGCCCAGGGCTCGTGCATGATCGGCGGCAATCTGTCCACCAATGCCGGCGGGGTGCAGGTGCTGCGTTATGGCAATGCGCGAAATCTGGTGCTGGGTCTCGAGGTCGTGCTCGCCAATGGCGAGGTCTGGAACGGTCTACGCGCCCTCAAGAAGGACAACACCGGCTACGACCTCAAGCATTTGTTCATGGGCGCCGAGGGCACGCTCGGTATCATCACCAGGGCGGTGCTGAAGCTCTGGCCGGCGCCGAAAGACGTCTGCACGGCATGGCTCGCGATCCGCGATCCCAGTGCCGCGATCGAGCTTCTGTCGGAGGCACACGCCGCGTCCGACGACAATGTCGGCTCCTGCGAGTTGATGAGCCGCGCCTGTACCGACATGGTGCTGCGCCACATTCCCGGCACCCAGGACCCTCTCAAGGCGCATATCGAGTGGTATCTGCTTCTGGAATGGTCCTCGGCCCGGCCGCGCGAGGACAGCGGTGCGGGCATGTCGGAGCGGATGGAGCAGTTTCTGGCCGACCAGCTCGAAGCAGGTCGGGTGCTGGATGCGGTGATCGCGCAAACCGAAGCGCAGTCGCGCAACATGTGGCGCATTCGCGAGAGCGTGGCCGAGGCATCGCGGGCCGAGGGACCGGGCCTGAGCTATGACGTGTCGGTCGCCGTCTCACGGATTCCCGAGTTCATCGACAAGGGTCTCAAGGCGGCGCTCGACATCCTGCCGACGATCCGCCCCTATCCGCTCGGCCATATCGGAGATGGCAATGTGCACTTCTCCTTCATGGGTCCGAAGGGCATGGATCGCGTCGCGCTCGGCCAGTATTCCGCGGTGATCACCCGGGCCGTCAACGACCTCATCACCTCCATGGACGGCTCGATCTCGGCCGAGCACGGCATCGGCATCGAGAAGCTCGACGAGCTCTCGCATTATCGTTCCAGGACCGAGCTCGACATCATGCGGACGATCAAGCGGGCGCTCGACCCCAAGAACATCATGAATCCCGGCAAGGTGCTCCGTCTCGAATGAGGCGGAGGGCGGCAAGCCGCCCGGTCGATTGAGCCAAATCATGCCGTTTGCGGCTTTATTCCCGCCTCGGATGCTTTAAGGAA includes:
- a CDS encoding substrate-binding domain-containing protein: MRKMTAIGAVLLWSTIAFAQDRTITVASTTSTEQSGLFGYLLPLFSRDAGIEVKVVAVGTGQALDIGRRGDADVVFVHDRPAEDKFMSEGQGVKRFDVMYNDFVIVGPKSDPAKIAGHKDVAEALRRIAEARAPFISRGDKSGTHAAELRLWKEAGVDIAAGKDSWYREIGQGMGPALNMASSSNAYLLSDRGTWLSFKNRGELAILTEGDKRLFNQYGVMLVNPATHSNVKAKEGQAFIDWLVSPKGQDAIAGYKVGGEQLFFPNASH
- a CDS encoding ABC transporter permease, with amino-acid sequence MNDFARSIAAAFVLIGEADSELLGIVALSVRVSLTASIVALLIGAPIGVLLAITRFRGRQVIIVLTNALLGLPPVVVGLALYLVLSRSGPLGAAGLLFTPAAMMIAQSLLATPIVVALVHRPASLLWAEYGDLARIDGLSALRSMALLFALGRTSLLTAFLAAFGRAIAEVGAIMIVGGNIRGFTRTMTTAIALETSKGDLPLALGLGLILLALSVAVSTVAFLLVGRVGEK
- a CDS encoding Nramp family divalent metal transporter: MDTATLEPKVQKRATFRLRNFLSTLGPGLITGASDDDPSGIGTYSQAGAQLGFGIGWTMLLSYPLMTAIQEISARIGRVTGHGIAGNVCRNFGPAYVWGLVVLLFTANTINIAADLGAMADALKVLIGGPGIVYVVIFGVVSVLAQIFFDYDRYVAVLKWLTLSLFAYVIALAVVKVPWTEALKGVLIPQVSWNVEFLTTLVAILGTTISPYLFIWQSSQEAEEQRIDDNKTPLKKDTSTADAEFRRIRLDTLIGMGFSNLIALSIIITTAATLHAQGKTDIQSSAQAAEALKPIAGPFAELIFALGIIGTGLLAIPVLAGSTAYAIGEGRRWKVGLSRKPREAIAFYTVLGLSGLCGIGLNFTPIDPIKALYWSAVVNGVLAAPVMVILMLLVRRPKVMGDLVVTGPLYWLGWASTIAMALCIVGMVATMFMGAS
- a CDS encoding NAD(P)/FAD-dependent oxidoreductase, which translates into the protein MAGSFACDVLVVGAGITGAMVAESFTRRGHEVVIIDRETPGHGSTGASTAMLLWEIDRPLSELTQAYGFERAARCYTASIRAVQGLISLTRRYRIPCHIRDRLSLYLAVDDSGRSLREESELRARADLPGVFLDHASLFRRFEIARAGAILSPHSADADPVELTHELLKISIGRGAAIRQADATAFESAGAKVIVGLNGGYEIEANRVVLCTGYVMPGIVRPTIQRPTSSWAIATEPQPQNLWPEDVLIWEASKDYHYARSTTDGRIIFGGEDDDSAIEPQAREALTSAKRKRLRQQLGAMWPRSSGKIDYCWSGAFDTTQDGLPLIGPVPGQKNIFAAYGYGGNGITFSYLAAELLATFCSGGNSPLLDDFAIDRSG
- the hisC gene encoding histidinol-phosphate transaminase — encoded protein: MSRFWSPVVHTLSPYVPGEQPKQDGIVKLNTNENPYPPSPRVLAAIASAAERLRLYPDPHATRLREAIAAHSGVAPEQVFVGNGSDEVLAHTFQALLKHDRPLLFPDITYSFYPVYCRLYGIVHEEVPLDAAMRIAHGDYRRPSSAILLCNPNAPTGVALPREAIAGLLAENPDRLVVVDEAYVDFGAESAVPLVAHHDNLLVIQTFSKSRSLAGLRVGFAIGQRSLIEALERVKDSFNSYPVDCLAIAGAVAAIEDDAWFRKTCTRIIASREILARDLEQLGFEVLPSLTNFVFARHRSRSGADLAAALRERGVLVRHFRKPRIDDFLRVTVGTEEECARLIEVLRGLI
- a CDS encoding FAD-binding oxidoreductase translates to MPGAALLTAPSIPTAPVTPAIVDRLRAIVGDKGMILDEQDKQPFVTDWRGELAGQAAAVVRPASTAEVSAVVKLCHDNGIAIVPQGGNTGLMGGATPWPAHRGIVLSLGRMNRVLSVDPVGYAMTVEAGCILQTLQETAARHDRFLPLSLGAQGSCMIGGNLSTNAGGVQVLRYGNARNLVLGLEVVLANGEVWNGLRALKKDNTGYDLKHLFMGAEGTLGIITRAVLKLWPAPKDVCTAWLAIRDPSAAIELLSEAHAASDDNVGSCELMSRACTDMVLRHIPGTQDPLKAHIEWYLLLEWSSARPREDSGAGMSERMEQFLADQLEAGRVLDAVIAQTEAQSRNMWRIRESVAEASRAEGPGLSYDVSVAVSRIPEFIDKGLKAALDILPTIRPYPLGHIGDGNVHFSFMGPKGMDRVALGQYSAVITRAVNDLITSMDGSISAEHGIGIEKLDELSHYRSRTELDIMRTIKRALDPKNIMNPGKVLRLE